Proteins encoded in a region of the Vicia villosa cultivar HV-30 ecotype Madison, WI linkage group LG5, Vvil1.0, whole genome shotgun sequence genome:
- the LOC131605056 gene encoding uncharacterized protein LOC131605056, with translation MDRKWMFANRASKEYKDGVQEFVRFAIAHAEDTSKIICPCLECCYTDVSANVLKDHLICNGIDKSYTCWIMHGEEKTKSTKRSNGRDTSNDFENDTNYEFDRVEEFVNIIEEDLRDCPQMFERLASDAGTPLYEGCTKFTRLSTVLKLYNLKARHGWSDKSFTDLLSLLKDILPKNNVLPSRAYEAKRLLCSIGMSYEKIHACPNDCILFRNEYASLNICPKCSAPRYKKKETAPTKTLWYFPIIPRFRRMYRNAEDAKNLTWHANERVVDGMLRHPADSPQWAKIDHDYPNFGKEERNLRLALSTDGINPHGIQSSKLTSWPVMLLIYNLPPWLCMKRKYMMLTMLISGPKQPGNDIDIYLAPLIEDLKHMWETDVEVYDEYKKESFKLRAMLFGTINDFPAYGNLSGYSVKGKLACPICEDDTHSIRLDHCMKNVFLGHRRFLNTNHRFRKWRKAFDGESEEKRAHLPLTDDQLYQKVIAL, from the coding sequence ATGGATCGGAAATGGATGTTTGCTAATCGAGCATCAAAAGAATACAAAGATGGGGTTCAAGAGTTTGTTAGGTTTGCTATTGCTCATGCCGAAGATACTAGTAAAATCATATGCCCTTGCTTAGAATGTTGTTATACGGATGTTAGTGCAAATGTTTTGAAAGATCATTTAATATGTAATGGAATTGATAAAAGTTATACTTGTTGGATAATGCACGGTGAAGAAAAAACCAAGTCCACAAAGAGGAGCAATGGGAGAGATACATcaaatgattttgaaaatgataCAAATTATGAGTTTGATCGAGTTGAAGAATTTGTGAATATAATTGAAGAAGATCTTCGTGATTGTCCTCAAATGTTTGAGAGGCTAGCAAGTGATGCAGGGACTCCATTGTACGAAGGATGTACTAAATTTACAAGATTGTCTACGGTCTTAAAATTGTATAACTTAAAAGCACGCCATGGATGGTCTGATAAGAGCTTCACAGACTTGTTGTCTCTGTTAAAGGATATTTTGCCTAAGAATAATGTGCTCCCTAGTCGGGCCTATGAGGCTAAACGATTGCTTTGTTCTATTGGCATGAGTTATGAGAAGATACATGCTTGTCCAAATGATTGCATTTTATTTCGCAATGAGTATGCATCACTAAATATATGTCCTAAATGTAGTGCCCCACGATATAAGAAGAAAGAAACAGCTCCAACCAAAACGCTATGGTATTTTCCGATAATACCAAGATTCAGGCGCATGTATCGTAATGCGGAAGATGCAAAGAACTTAACATGGCATGCAAATGAAAGGGTTGTTGATGGAATGCTTCGACATCCTGCAGATTCTCCTCAATGGGCAAAAATTGATCATGATTACCCAAATTTTGGGAAGGAAGAAAGAAACCTACGTCTAGCATTGTCTACTGACGGAATAAACCCTCATGGTATTCAGAGTAGTAAACTTACTTCTTGGCCGGTGATGCTgctgatttataacctacctccatgGCTATGCATGAAGCGCAAGTACATGATGTTGACTATGTTAATTTCTGGGCCCAAGCAACCAGGAAATGATATAGACATATACTTGGCTCCATTAATTGAAGATTTAAAGCATATGTGGGAGACAGACGTGGAGGTATATGATGAGTATAAAAAAGAATCCTTCAAATTGAGGGCTATGCTATTTGGAACAATCAATGATTTTCCTGCCTATGGGAATCTATCAGGCTATAGTGTCAAAGGGAAGCTTGCATGCCCCATATGTGAAGATGATACACATTCAATACGGTTGGATCATTGTATGAAGAATGTATTTCTTGGACACCGTAGATTCTTAAATACCAACCATCGTTTTCGAAAATGGAGAAAAGCATTTGATGGTGAATCAGAAGAAAAAAGAGCTCATTTGCCTTTGACGGACGATCAATTATACCAAAAGGTAATAGCGCTTTAA